The proteins below come from a single Salvelinus alpinus chromosome 18, SLU_Salpinus.1, whole genome shotgun sequence genomic window:
- the nfil3 gene encoding nuclear factor interleukin-3-regulated protein produces the protein MQTIKSEPLLNGSYSGEDALFLAVPLQEADRDLMDHKLSAMPFKAKGTSCRRKREFIPDEKKDNLYWERRRKNNEAAKRSREKRRLNDMVLENKLLALGEENASLKGELLALKLKFGLVSSAAYTQEVQKISVSTAALYHDFVSPGEARGSCIRDLESPRLGSSCISVIKHSPHSTQSDMAEISAATKGSMCRTPEIIKQEPAEHGSYVRERSSPYELYRNYIASPFPGVYSQPSPFLPLTRSISNSPRTSDDGAVSKSSDGEDEQQVPKGPMPHAADPKSVIVSRLKVPDACSSALPHKLRLKNRAIPIKVEAIDPDYDSSGKSSSPIDMSAREGYQRGQGAVADYVQSSLSPLSLQVTNIRDWTHQPEHWHKDSSEKPQNGYQNRLTPVPVCKKLTLDLEDGSYAHSDSENLYLKRGIADLSAEVLSLKRLITSRQGSVIESTKSTADHESLSKGCYSK, from the coding sequence ATGCAGACCATCAAAAGCGAGCCACTGTTAAATGGCTCCTACAGCGGAGAGGATGCCCTGTTTCTGGCTGTGCCCCTTCAAGAGGCCGACAGGGATCTGATGGACCACAAGCTCTCCGCCATGCCCTTCAAGGCCAAAGGCACCTCCTGCCGCAGGAAACGGGAGTTCATTCCGGACGAGAAGAAAGACAATCTCTACTGGGAGAGGCGGCGCAAGAACAACGAGGCGGCCAAGCGTTCGCGGGAGAAGCGGCGCCTGAACGACATGGTGCTGGAGAACAAGCTGCTGGCCCTGGGCGAGGAGAACGCTTCCCTCAAAGGAGAGCTGCTGGCCCTGAAACTCAAATTCGGCCTGGTCAGCTCTGCGGCCTACACGCAGGAGGTGCAGAAGATCTCTGTGTCAACGGCCGCCCTCTACCACGACTTTGTCTCGCCGGGCGAAGCCCGAGGCTCTTGCATCAGGGACCTGGAGTCCCCTCGCCTGGGCAGCAGCTGCATATCGGTCATCAAGCACTCCCCTCACAGCACGCAGTCTGACATGGCCGAAATCTCTGCAGCGACCAAGGGTAGCATGTGCAGGACCCCCGAGATCATCAAGCAAGAGCCAGCCGAGCACGGAAGCTACGTGCGTGAGAGGAGCAGTCCATACGAACTGTACAGGAACTACATTGCCAGCCCTTTCCCCGGGGTTTACTCCCAACCCTCCCCGTTCCTGCCGCTCACCAGGTCGATCAGCAACTCCCCGAGGACCTCGGACGACGGGGCCGTGAGTAAGTCCTCGGACGGCGAGGATGAGCAGCAGGTCCCCAAAGGCCCCATGCCACATGCCGCCGACCCGAAGAGCGTCATCGTATCCCGCCTCAAAGTGCCAGATGCTTGTTCGTCGGCTCTGCCCCACAAACTGCGGCTCAAGAACAGGGCCATTCCAATCAAAGTGGAGGCCATCGACCCTGACTACGACTCTTCTGGAAAGTCCTCCTCTCCCATCGACATGTCGGCCAGAGAAGGCTACCAAAGGGGCCAGGGTGCCGTGGCAGACTACGTGCAGTCGTCCCTCAGCCCCTTGTCACTCCAAGTGACCAACATCCGGGATTGGACCCACCAGCCAGAGCACTGGCACAAAGACAGCTCAGAGAAGCCACAAAATGGCTACCAGAACAGGCTCACCCCGGTCCCTGTCTGCAAAAAACTCACTCTGGACCTTGAAGACGGCTCCTACGCCCACTCAGACTCTGAGAACTTGTACTTAAAACGAGGCATAGCTGACCTGTCTGCAGAAGTTTTGTCTCTGAAAAGACTGATAACATCGAGGCAAGGGTCCGTGATAGAATCAACCAAAAGCACTGCTGATCATGAGTCATTATCGAAAGGATGTTActcaaaatga
- the LOC139543463 gene encoding uncharacterized protein, which translates to MFSVWLEQTSRGSQCVWSRHQEVLSVVGADIKRFSVWLEQTSRVLSVVGADIKRFSVWLEQTSRGSQCGWSRHQEVLSVVGADIKRFSVWLEQTSRGSQCGWSRHQEVLSVVGADIKRFSVWLEQTSRGSQCGWSRHQESSVWLEQTSRGSQCGWSRHQEVLSVVGADIKRFSVCLEQTSRGSQCGWSRHQEVLSVVGADIKRFSVCLEQTSRVLSSSAWAGTSSKEDATGRSVFELCDIMKILKPHNDQGNYGSAKQVLEMSLSTEQKKPICNDVYLIHCTYYLCN; encoded by the exons ATGTTCTCAGTGTGGTTGGAGCAGACATCAAGAGGTTCTCAGTGTGTTTGGAGCAGACATCAAGAGGTTCTCAGTGTGGTTGGAGCAGACATCAAGAGGTTCTCAGTGTGGTTGGAGCAGACATCAAGAGTCCTCAGTGTGGTTGGAGCAGACATTAAGAGGTTCTCAGTGTGGTTGGAGCAGACATCAAGAGGTTCTCAGTGTGGTTGGAGCAGACATCAAGAGGTTCTCAGTGTGGTTGGAGCAGACATCAAGAGGTTCTCAGTGTGGTTGGAGCAGACATCAAGAGGTTCTCAGTGTGGTTGGAGCAGACATCAAGAGGTTCTCAGTGTGGTTGGAGCAGACATCAAGAGGTTCTCAGTGTGGTTGGAGCAGACATCAAGAGGTTCTCAGTGTGGTTGGAGCAGACATCAAGAGTCCTCAGTGTGGTTGGAGCAGACATCAAGAGGTTCTCAGTGTGGTTGGAGCAGACATCAAGAGGTTCTCAGTGTGGTTGGAGCAGACATCAAGAGGTTCTCAGTGTGTTTGGAGCAGACATCAAGAGGTTCTCAGTGTGGTTGGAGCAGACATCAAGAGGTTCTCAGTGTGGTTGGAGCAGACATCAAGAGGTTCTCAGTGTGTTTGGAGCAGACATCAAGAGTCCTCAGCTCCAGTGCTTGGGCTGGAACCA GCTCAAAAGAAGATGCCACAGGCCGCTCAGTGTTTG AACTATGTGACATCATGAAAATCCTCAAACCTCACAATGACCAAGGGAACTATGGCTCTGCAAAACAGGTGTTGGAG ATGTCCCTGTCTACAGAGCAGAAGAAGCCCATATGTAACGATGTTTACCTAATTCACTGTACCTACTACCTATGTAACTAA